In Allomuricauda ruestringensis DSM 13258, the following proteins share a genomic window:
- the secE gene encoding preprotein translocase subunit SecE — translation MVTYIKESLEELKNNVTWLERGKASNLMVIVAVFSILFALATWGVDSLFSSLITLYFDKLIG, via the coding sequence ATGGTCACTTACATAAAGGAATCATTAGAAGAACTTAAGAACAATGTTACGTGGTTGGAAAGAGGTAAAGCTTCCAATCTAATGGTTATTGTAGCTGTTTTTTCCATCTTGTTTGCCTTGGCAACATGGGGGGTGGATTCCTTGTTCAGTAGCTTGATTACGTTGTATTTTGATAAGTTAATAGGATAA
- the hpf gene encoding ribosome hibernation-promoting factor, HPF/YfiA family, giving the protein MKVNAQSVNFTADGKLIDFVQKRMDKMEVFYDKVIESDVYLKVENTSAKENKIVEIMVFVPRDKFMVKKQCKSFEEAVDSACSSLERQLVKKKEKLRAKA; this is encoded by the coding sequence ATGAAAGTAAACGCACAATCGGTAAATTTTACAGCTGATGGAAAACTCATCGACTTTGTCCAAAAACGAATGGACAAGATGGAAGTGTTCTACGACAAGGTCATTGAATCGGATGTATATTTAAAAGTTGAAAACACAAGTGCTAAAGAAAATAAGATCGTGGAAATCATGGTGTTTGTCCCTCGGGATAAATTCATGGTAAAAAAACAATGTAAGTCATTTGAAGAGGCTGTGGATTCGGCCTGTAGTTCCTTGGAAAGACAGTTGGTGAAAAAGAAGGAAAAACTGAGGGCGAAAGCTTGA
- the rpsU gene encoding 30S ribosomal protein S21 translates to MLIIPVKEGENIDRALKRFKRKFDRTGTMRQLRTRQQFTKPSVQRRAQIQKAQYIQGLRDQEEV, encoded by the coding sequence ATGTTAATTATACCAGTAAAAGAAGGAGAGAACATCGATAGAGCTTTAAAGCGTTTCAAACGTAAGTTCGACAGAACAGGTACCATGCGTCAGTTAAGAACAAGACAGCAGTTTACCAAACCTTCTGTACAGCGTAGAGCGCAAATTCAAAAAGCACAATACATTCAAGGATTAAGAGACCAAGAAGAAGTATAG
- a CDS encoding PspC domain-containing protein, whose protein sequence is MSLFYNTLYYFQKRGFEVCRRIAERLGIRARVVRTSFIYLTFVTLGFGFALYLFIAFWLRIKDLIYTKRTSVFDL, encoded by the coding sequence ATGTCTTTGTTCTACAATACCCTTTACTATTTTCAAAAAAGAGGCTTTGAGGTCTGTCGTCGCATAGCGGAACGACTTGGCATTCGGGCCCGTGTGGTGCGCACAAGCTTTATCTATTTAACCTTTGTTACCCTGGGTTTTGGTTTTGCCCTGTACCTTTTTATTGCATTCTGGCTTCGGATCAAGGACCTGATCTATACAAAAAGAACCTCTGTATTTGACCTCTGA
- a CDS encoding ComEA family DNA-binding protein — protein sequence MRKQPHFRFNKQERSGIFFLLLITIVFQVGYYYIKANPSPRETNFVLSVHEQSKIDSLINYKSEAAVKMYPFNPNYLSDYKGYTLGLSTSQLDRLFAFREEGKFVNSAKEFQAVTQVSDSLLNQISPYFKFPDWVTKHQSIKKVASKQKIAVKLRDLNAATTEDLKSIYGIGETLSERIIKFRDRLGGFLVNEQLYDVYGLKPEVVEKALLRFQVLEVPSIQKININKASVAELSQLVYIGRSLAFDIVAYRDKNGAYQSFQELGQVNKFPAEKLDRIALYLSL from the coding sequence ATGAGAAAACAACCCCACTTCAGGTTCAATAAACAAGAACGGAGTGGGATTTTCTTTTTGTTGCTGATAACGATTGTGTTTCAAGTTGGATATTATTATATAAAGGCCAATCCATCCCCACGGGAAACCAATTTTGTTCTCAGTGTCCATGAACAGTCTAAAATAGATAGTCTTATAAATTATAAGTCTGAAGCAGCTGTGAAAATGTATCCTTTCAACCCCAATTACCTTAGCGATTATAAAGGCTACACTTTGGGATTGTCCACCTCGCAATTGGACAGATTGTTTGCTTTTCGTGAAGAGGGCAAGTTCGTGAATTCAGCCAAGGAGTTTCAAGCCGTGACACAGGTATCGGATTCTTTGTTGAATCAAATTTCACCCTATTTTAAGTTTCCAGATTGGGTGACAAAACATCAATCCATAAAAAAGGTCGCATCAAAACAAAAAATAGCAGTAAAGCTCAGAGATTTGAATGCTGCAACGACGGAAGATTTAAAATCAATTTATGGTATTGGGGAAACACTATCGGAAAGAATCATAAAATTTCGGGATAGGCTAGGAGGTTTCTTGGTAAACGAACAGCTTTACGATGTTTACGGTCTAAAACCAGAGGTTGTGGAAAAAGCGTTGCTTAGGTTCCAAGTGTTGGAGGTACCTTCGATACAAAAAATAAATATTAATAAAGCTAGTGTGGCGGAGTTGTCCCAATTGGTTTATATCGGTAGGTCATTGGCTTTTGATATTGTTGCATACCGAGATAAGAATGGTGCGTACCAATCATTTCAAGAATTGGGTCAAGTCAATAAATTTCCTGCGGAAAAACTAGATAGAATAGCCTTATATTTGTCCTTATAA
- the rplA gene encoding 50S ribosomal protein L1 produces MAKLTKKQKEAQSKIDKNKLYSLEEASALVKEITNVKFDASIDLAVRLGVDPRKANQMVRGVVTLPHGTGKDVKVLALVTPDKEAEATEAGADFVGLDEYLEKIKGGWTDVDVIITMPSVMGKLGPLGRILGPRGLMPNPKTGTVTMDVAKAVSDVKAGKIDFKVDKTGIVHAAIGKASFSADKIAGNARELIDTLVKMKPSASKGVYMRSIYLSSTMSPSIQLDPKAVQ; encoded by the coding sequence ATGGCAAAGTTGACTAAAAAGCAAAAAGAGGCCCAGTCCAAGATAGATAAGAACAAACTCTATTCTCTGGAAGAGGCATCAGCTTTAGTAAAAGAAATAACCAATGTAAAATTCGATGCTTCCATTGATTTGGCAGTTCGTTTGGGTGTAGATCCAAGAAAAGCGAATCAAATGGTGCGTGGCGTGGTTACCCTTCCTCACGGAACAGGTAAAGACGTAAAGGTTTTGGCATTGGTGACACCAGACAAAGAGGCAGAAGCTACAGAAGCAGGTGCTGACTTTGTGGGGTTGGACGAATATTTGGAGAAAATTAAAGGCGGTTGGACCGATGTTGATGTGATTATCACCATGCCAAGTGTTATGGGTAAACTGGGACCATTAGGTAGAATTTTGGGGCCTAGGGGTTTAATGCCCAATCCAAAGACCGGAACAGTAACTATGGATGTTGCCAAGGCAGTTTCCGATGTTAAGGCCGGTAAAATTGACTTTAAAGTGGACAAAACAGGTATTGTACACGCTGCAATCGGAAAAGCTTCTTTCTCTGCGGACAAAATCGCAGGAAATGCTAGGGAGTTGATTGACACCTTGGTGAAAATGAAGCCTTCTGCTTCTAAAGGTGTGTACATGAGAAGTATTTACTTGTCCAGTACCATGAGTCCTAGTATTCAATTAGATCCAAAAGCAGTTCAATAA
- a CDS encoding acyl-CoA dehydrogenase family protein, which translates to MIDMYFTEEHNLFRESLKDFLQKEVVPHIEEWEDTGKIDRAIWNKFGEMGFFGLMTSEAYSGLDLDLFYTTIFLEELQKINSGGFAAAMWAHQYLAMTYLNKLADHEQKKAYLEPSVLGDKIGCLGVSEPFGGSDVAAMRTTAEKKDDVYIVNGSKTFITNGVYGDYIILAAKTDKDAGHKGISMFVMDRNAKGVTASKLNKLGWRASDTAELAFDNVEVPASNLLGKENEGFGYIMEAFSLERLVMGINAHARAEFALDYALQYMSEREAFGKAIDQFQALRHRLVDLYSDMLLCKQFNYATVAQMEKGAYVVKEATISKLKSTKMADEVIYNCLQFLGGYGYIEDYPMARLSRDSRLGPIGGGTSEILKEILAKIIVDKKEYKKRTV; encoded by the coding sequence ATGATCGATATGTACTTCACGGAAGAGCATAATTTGTTCCGGGAGAGTTTAAAAGATTTTTTGCAAAAAGAAGTTGTTCCCCACATTGAAGAATGGGAGGATACTGGAAAGATTGATAGGGCTATTTGGAACAAGTTTGGGGAGATGGGCTTTTTTGGGCTAATGACTTCCGAGGCCTATTCGGGTTTGGACCTAGACCTGTTTTATACCACTATTTTTCTGGAAGAACTACAAAAGATCAATTCAGGTGGTTTTGCTGCTGCTATGTGGGCGCATCAATACTTGGCCATGACCTATTTGAACAAACTGGCCGACCATGAGCAAAAGAAAGCTTATCTAGAGCCTAGTGTACTCGGTGATAAAATCGGTTGTTTGGGGGTTTCGGAGCCTTTTGGGGGTAGCGATGTTGCTGCCATGCGCACCACGGCAGAAAAAAAAGATGATGTCTACATCGTGAACGGTTCCAAGACTTTTATTACCAATGGGGTTTACGGCGATTACATTATTCTTGCTGCCAAAACGGACAAGGATGCTGGCCACAAGGGTATCAGTATGTTTGTTATGGATAGGAATGCGAAGGGTGTTACCGCCAGCAAGCTCAACAAGTTGGGGTGGCGTGCTTCTGACACCGCAGAATTGGCCTTTGATAATGTGGAGGTTCCTGCCTCCAATTTGTTGGGTAAGGAGAACGAAGGCTTTGGCTATATTATGGAGGCCTTTTCCTTAGAGCGTTTGGTAATGGGCATAAATGCGCATGCACGGGCCGAGTTTGCCTTGGACTATGCATTGCAATATATGTCCGAACGCGAAGCGTTTGGCAAAGCCATAGACCAGTTTCAGGCCTTGCGACATAGGTTGGTGGACCTGTATTCGGATATGTTGTTGTGCAAACAGTTCAATTATGCCACAGTGGCGCAAATGGAAAAAGGTGCTTATGTTGTTAAAGAAGCGACCATTTCCAAATTGAAGTCCACCAAAATGGCTGATGAGGTCATTTACAACTGTCTTCAGTTTTTGGGCGGTTACGGTTATATTGAAGATTATCCTATGGCACGTTTGAGCCGAGATAGTAGGTTGGGGCCCATTGGTGGTGGTACTTCGGAAATTTTAAAGGAGATTTTGGCCAAAATCATTGTGGATAAAAAGGAGTACAAAAAGCGAACGGTGTAA
- the rplJ gene encoding 50S ribosomal protein L10, whose protein sequence is MTREEKATVIKDLTAQLTDNPNIYLADISGLNAVDTSNLRRACFKANIKLAVVKNTLLAKAMEASDKEFGELPDVLKGNTSLMLSETGNAPAKLIKNFRKKSEKPVLKGAFIAEAIYIGDNYLDALVDIKSKEEVIGDIIGLLQSPAKNVISGLKSGGGKLAGILKTLSEKE, encoded by the coding sequence ATGACAAGAGAAGAAAAAGCAACAGTAATAAAAGACTTGACTGCACAGTTGACTGATAATCCTAACATTTACTTGGCGGATATATCAGGGTTGAATGCCGTGGACACCTCTAATTTGAGAAGAGCGTGTTTTAAGGCGAACATTAAGCTTGCGGTTGTAAAGAACACCTTGCTTGCAAAAGCAATGGAAGCTTCTGATAAGGAATTTGGTGAACTTCCCGACGTGTTGAAAGGCAATACATCTTTGATGTTGTCCGAAACCGGGAACGCACCTGCGAAACTTATCAAGAACTTTAGAAAAAAATCAGAAAAGCCCGTGTTGAAAGGCGCCTTTATAGCAGAGGCAATTTACATCGGGGACAACTACCTTGATGCACTTGTTGACATCAAGTCCAAAGAGGAAGTTATCGGGGATATCATCGGATTGTTACAATCACCGGCCAAAAACGTTATTTCTGGGCTTAAGTCCGGAGGTGGTAAATTGGCAGGTATCCTTAAAACCTTATCTGAGAAAGAATAA
- the tuf gene encoding elongation factor Tu — protein sequence MAKETFDRSKPHLNIGTIGHVDHGKTTLTAAITTVLANAGLSETRSFDSIDNAPEEKERGITINTSHVEYQTENRHYAHVDCPGHADYVKNMVTGAAQMDGAILVVAATDGPMPQTREHILLGRQVGIPRIVVFLNKVDMVDDEELLELVEMEVRELLSFYEYDGDNGPVISGSALGALNGEQKWVDTVMELMKAVDEWIEEPEREVDKDFLMPIEDVFTITGRGTVATGRIETGVANTGDPVDIIGMGAEKLTSTITGVEMFRKILDRGEAGDNVGLLLRGIEKSDIKRGMVICKPGSVKPHAKFKAEVYILKKEEGGRHTPFHNNYRPQFYLRTTDVTGNINLPDGVEMVMPGDNLTITVDLIQPVACSVGLRFAIREGGRTVGAGQVTEILD from the coding sequence ATGGCAAAGGAAACTTTTGATCGTTCCAAACCGCACTTAAATATTGGTACCATTGGACACGTGGATCACGGTAAAACTACATTGACCGCTGCTATTACCACTGTATTGGCCAACGCAGGTTTGTCTGAAACAAGAAGCTTTGATTCTATTGACAACGCTCCTGAAGAAAAAGAAAGAGGTATTACAATCAACACTTCGCACGTTGAGTACCAAACAGAAAACCGTCACTACGCACACGTTGACTGTCCTGGTCACGCGGATTACGTAAAGAACATGGTTACTGGTGCTGCTCAGATGGACGGCGCTATCTTGGTTGTAGCTGCTACGGATGGTCCAATGCCACAAACTCGTGAGCACATCCTATTGGGGCGTCAGGTTGGAATTCCACGTATCGTTGTTTTCTTGAACAAAGTTGACATGGTGGATGATGAAGAGCTTTTGGAGCTTGTTGAAATGGAAGTAAGAGAATTGCTTTCTTTCTATGAGTACGATGGTGACAATGGTCCTGTTATTTCTGGTTCTGCACTTGGTGCTTTGAACGGTGAGCAAAAATGGGTTGACACGGTTATGGAGTTGATGAAAGCTGTTGATGAGTGGATCGAGGAGCCTGAGCGTGAAGTTGACAAAGACTTCCTTATGCCAATTGAAGATGTATTCACCATTACAGGTAGGGGTACTGTTGCTACTGGTCGTATCGAAACTGGTGTTGCCAATACAGGTGATCCTGTTGATATCATCGGTATGGGTGCTGAGAAATTGACATCTACCATCACTGGTGTTGAGATGTTCCGTAAGATTTTGGATAGAGGTGAAGCCGGTGATAACGTAGGCCTTCTTTTGAGAGGTATCGAGAAATCTGATATCAAAAGAGGTATGGTTATCTGCAAGCCAGGTTCTGTTAAGCCACACGCTAAATTTAAAGCTGAGGTTTATATCCTTAAAAAAGAAGAAGGTGGTCGTCACACACCATTCCACAACAACTACCGTCCTCAGTTCTACTTGAGAACTACAGACGTTACTGGTAACATTAACTTGCCTGACGGTGTTGAGATGGTAATGCCAGGTGATAACTTGACAATTACCGTGGATTTGATTCAGCCTGTAGCTTGTAGTGTAGGTCTACGTTTCGCTATCCGTGAGGGTGGTAGAACAGTAGGTGCCGGACAGGTTACTGAGATTTTGGATTAA
- the nusG gene encoding transcription termination/antitermination protein NusG, protein MSEVLEKKWYVVRAVSGQENKIKGYIESEVERAGFGDYLEEVLVPTEKVVQIRNGKKINKERVYFPGYIMIKANLGGEMVHIIRSITNVIGFLGEVKGGDPIPLRKSEVNRMLGKVDELAVNTDNVAIPFVLGETVKVIDGPFNGFNGTVEKINEEKRKLEVMVKIFGRKTPLELSYMQVEKV, encoded by the coding sequence ATGTCTGAGGTACTTGAAAAAAAATGGTATGTGGTTAGAGCGGTCAGTGGTCAAGAAAACAAGATCAAAGGCTATATAGAAAGCGAGGTAGAGCGTGCAGGTTTCGGCGATTACCTTGAAGAAGTTCTAGTCCCTACCGAAAAAGTTGTTCAGATCCGGAACGGAAAGAAAATCAACAAAGAGCGTGTTTACTTTCCGGGATATATCATGATAAAGGCCAATCTTGGCGGAGAAATGGTTCACATCATTCGTTCAATTACCAATGTAATCGGTTTCTTGGGCGAAGTTAAGGGTGGAGATCCAATTCCTTTAAGAAAATCCGAAGTAAACCGTATGCTAGGAAAAGTGGACGAGTTGGCTGTTAATACGGACAATGTTGCAATTCCATTTGTGTTGGGAGAAACGGTTAAGGTAATTGATGGACCTTTCAATGGTTTTAACGGAACTGTTGAGAAAATCAATGAAGAAAAGCGTAAGCTAGAAGTGATGGTGAAAATTTTCGGAAGAAAAACACCATTGGAGCTAAGCTATATGCAAGTAGAAAAAGTATAA
- a CDS encoding potassium channel family protein, producing MIRLIRSKIVLALSLMVVVLLFGVFGYKMLSDFTWIEAIYMTIITVTTVGFSEVRPLDANAKIFTVFLIVTSIFIFGFAISVVSEYILGRNSLELLKKRKVKKQVDSLSSHVVVCGFGRNGMQAAEKLIAYKKPFVVIEKDKEIIERHEDDVLFVEGDANEDEVLLQAGIDRAQYLITAVPDDAANLFIVLSARQLNKNLFIISRASQITSIKKLEFAGANKVIMPDKIGGDHMASLVVMPDLITFLDQLSIEGEHTTNLEEVSIEDFTNQMDCHSLRDLDLRRKTGCTIIGYIDPNGKYIINPEADMTLQPKSKVIVLGRPEQIRKLNQMFQIG from the coding sequence ATGATTAGATTGATACGCTCCAAAATAGTATTGGCACTTTCCTTAATGGTCGTGGTGCTTTTGTTTGGGGTATTCGGTTATAAAATGCTGTCCGATTTTACATGGATAGAGGCCATTTACATGACCATTATTACGGTAACTACCGTGGGATTTTCGGAGGTGAGGCCGTTGGATGCCAATGCAAAGATTTTTACCGTATTTTTAATCGTCACCAGTATTTTTATATTCGGTTTTGCAATTTCTGTGGTTTCGGAATATATCTTGGGAAGAAATTCGCTGGAACTACTAAAAAAGAGAAAAGTGAAGAAACAAGTAGATAGTCTTTCAAGCCATGTTGTGGTTTGCGGTTTTGGTAGAAACGGCATGCAGGCCGCTGAAAAATTGATAGCTTACAAAAAGCCTTTTGTTGTTATTGAAAAAGATAAGGAGATTATTGAAAGGCACGAAGATGATGTGTTGTTTGTGGAGGGCGATGCCAATGAGGATGAGGTGCTACTGCAAGCCGGAATCGATCGTGCACAATATTTGATCACTGCCGTGCCCGACGATGCGGCCAACCTCTTTATAGTGCTGTCCGCAAGGCAACTCAACAAGAATCTGTTTATAATAAGTAGGGCGTCGCAAATCACTTCTATAAAAAAATTGGAATTTGCCGGGGCTAACAAAGTAATTATGCCCGATAAAATTGGTGGGGACCACATGGCTTCTTTAGTGGTAATGCCCGACTTGATCACGTTTTTAGATCAACTCTCCATAGAAGGCGAACATACAACCAACTTGGAAGAAGTGAGCATTGAGGATTTTACCAATCAAATGGATTGCCATTCGCTACGGGATTTGGATTTACGAAGAAAAACTGGCTGCACAATTATAGGTTACATAGACCCGAACGGAAAATATATCATCAATCCAGAGGCAGATATGACATTACAGCCAAAAAGTAAGGTGATTGTTCTGGGAAGACCGGAGCAAATACGAAAATTAAATCAAATGTTTCAGATAGGTTAG
- the rplK gene encoding 50S ribosomal protein L11 — protein sequence MAKEVDKVVKLQVRGGAANPSPPVGPALGAAGVNIMEFCKQFNARTQDKPGKVLPVVITVYKDKSFDFVVKTPPAAVQLMEAAKIKKGSGEPNRVKNGSVSWDQVKAIAEDKMVDLNAFTVESAMSMVAGTARSMGLKIAGQRPF from the coding sequence ATGGCAAAAGAAGTAGATAAGGTAGTTAAATTACAAGTTAGGGGAGGTGCTGCGAACCCATCGCCACCGGTTGGACCCGCCTTAGGTGCTGCTGGTGTTAACATCATGGAGTTCTGTAAGCAGTTTAATGCTCGTACACAGGACAAACCAGGCAAAGTATTGCCGGTCGTTATCACCGTTTACAAGGATAAATCTTTCGATTTTGTTGTAAAAACACCACCTGCGGCAGTTCAATTGATGGAAGCAGCTAAGATTAAAAAAGGATCTGGCGAACCTAACAGGGTTAAAAACGGTTCAGTATCATGGGATCAAGTAAAAGCAATCGCGGAAGACAAAATGGTCGACCTTAATGCTTTTACAGTGGAGTCTGCAATGAGTATGGTTGCAGGTACGGCTAGATCAATGGGACTGAAGATAGCCGGGCAAAGACCTTTTTAA
- a CDS encoding tyrosine-type recombinase/integrase: MSVSAFISYLRLEKNYSEHTIKAYEKDIDAFSSFCKENHWESNLENVSYPLIRNWIVALSDQGISNRTINRKISSLQAYYKFLLKVGEIAISPLVKHRALKTSKKVEVPFSETEMETILSEIPFDDDFEGERDKLIIELLYTTGIRRAELVNLKVTDVNLSGHTLKVLGKRNKERILPLLPSTVEQIKNYLVKRAELEKDVNSTHLILTKDGLKIYETLVYRTINKYFSLVSPKVKKSPHILRHTFATHLLNRGADLNSVKELLGHSSLASTQVYTHNSIAELKKVHLKAHPRNKK; the protein is encoded by the coding sequence ATGTCCGTATCAGCTTTTATATCTTATTTAAGGTTGGAGAAAAATTACTCCGAGCACACTATAAAAGCGTATGAAAAGGATATTGATGCCTTCTCCAGCTTCTGCAAGGAGAATCATTGGGAGTCCAATCTGGAAAACGTTTCTTATCCGTTGATTCGAAATTGGATTGTTGCGCTATCCGACCAAGGAATTTCCAATAGGACCATCAACAGAAAAATATCCTCACTACAAGCTTATTATAAATTTTTGCTGAAGGTTGGAGAGATAGCCATTTCACCATTGGTGAAACATAGGGCGCTTAAAACCAGCAAAAAAGTGGAGGTTCCATTTTCTGAAACGGAGATGGAAACCATTTTATCCGAAATTCCTTTTGATGATGATTTTGAAGGGGAGCGCGATAAACTCATTATAGAACTTTTGTACACCACCGGCATACGAAGGGCCGAATTGGTAAATTTAAAAGTGACGGATGTAAACTTGTCCGGCCATACATTAAAAGTTTTGGGCAAACGGAACAAAGAACGTATTCTCCCATTGTTGCCATCCACCGTGGAGCAGATAAAAAACTATTTGGTCAAGCGAGCTGAACTGGAAAAGGATGTGAATTCCACACATCTAATATTAACAAAAGATGGTCTTAAAATTTATGAAACACTTGTTTATCGAACTATAAATAAGTACTTTAGTTTAGTGTCCCCGAAGGTAAAAAAGAGTCCGCATATACTCAGGCATACCTTTGCAACCCACTTGCTTAATCGGGGCGCAGATTTAAATTCCGTAAAGGAATTATTGGGTCATTCCAGTTTGGCTTCTACGCAGGTGTACACGCACAACAGTATAGCCGAGCTAAAAAAGGTACATTTAAAGGCCCACCCAAGAAACAAGAAATAA
- a CDS encoding amino acid carrier protein, whose amino-acid sequence MKYFITLLSFFALTTGFSQELTVVGKTYNVSDNINNGVIELEVDGGVEPYTYKWSNQSTPLTSKRAQGLVEGIPYSVVVTDAAGNSITKEFEIETESITEVFNGTMTPAVSALGSVLFWDPFAAIGIYDPVAYADVKLIGIPDWSNETQDKFVLKEWLKEEKASVAKGEDIAIISSDKRGDITIKSNAKGKLLQKVKQGGVIYNSQNPEHVIEQGAHYFAEIEYDEPIPMLHPNGDPIMKGIPFIVIWLVFGALFFTLRMGFINIRGFKHSLDLAKGKYDDPDAPGQVTHFQALATAVSGTVGLGNIAGVAVAVSLGGAGATFWMIICGLLGMSSKFVECTLGVKYRDILPDGRVFGGPMNYLRYGLEKRNLKGFGKVLAGVFALLAVGASFGGGNMFQANQSFEQLAGQFPVLAGNGFWFGVVTAILVGVVIIGGISSIARVTGKIVPIMASVYIVAALAVIIMNIQNIGPAFSAIFEGALNPSALKGGIIGVLVVGFQRAAFSNEAGVGSAAIAHSAAKTNHPPSEGFVALLEPFIDTVVVCTLTALVLIFTGMHEVEGMAGAQLTSDAFGSQISWFPYVLALAVFLFAFSTMISWSYYGMRAWTYLFGKSKRSEMVYKMLFLVFVVVGASVSLGAVLDFSDMMILAMSFPNIIGLYILSGEVRKDLDGYLQKLKVGQLFKKSKS is encoded by the coding sequence ATGAAGTATTTTATTACTCTATTGTCTTTTTTTGCACTAACCACAGGTTTCTCACAAGAATTGACCGTAGTGGGCAAAACCTATAATGTCTCCGATAACATAAATAATGGGGTCATAGAACTTGAAGTTGATGGTGGGGTGGAACCCTATACCTATAAATGGAGCAACCAGAGTACGCCGCTCACATCAAAAAGGGCACAAGGGCTAGTAGAAGGAATACCTTATAGTGTAGTTGTGACCGATGCTGCAGGCAATTCCATTACAAAGGAGTTTGAAATTGAGACAGAATCGATCACTGAAGTTTTCAATGGAACCATGACCCCGGCAGTAAGCGCTTTGGGGTCTGTTCTTTTTTGGGACCCCTTTGCAGCCATTGGAATATACGACCCTGTGGCCTACGCTGATGTAAAATTGATCGGTATTCCAGATTGGAGTAATGAAACCCAGGACAAATTTGTGTTGAAGGAATGGCTCAAAGAAGAAAAGGCAAGTGTTGCCAAAGGTGAGGATATTGCCATTATATCCAGTGACAAACGAGGTGATATAACCATAAAATCCAACGCCAAAGGAAAACTTTTGCAAAAGGTGAAACAGGGGGGGGTAATCTACAACTCCCAGAACCCAGAGCATGTTATAGAACAGGGAGCGCATTATTTTGCTGAAATCGAGTATGACGAACCCATCCCAATGTTGCACCCCAACGGGGACCCGATTATGAAGGGGATTCCTTTTATTGTGATTTGGTTGGTGTTTGGCGCATTGTTCTTTACCCTTAGAATGGGATTCATCAACATTCGTGGTTTTAAACATTCGCTGGATCTGGCCAAAGGAAAATATGACGACCCCGATGCTCCGGGGCAGGTAACCCACTTTCAGGCACTGGCCACTGCAGTTTCCGGTACCGTAGGTCTTGGAAACATTGCCGGTGTTGCAGTTGCTGTTTCGTTAGGGGGCGCAGGAGCTACTTTTTGGATGATTATCTGTGGTTTGTTGGGGATGTCCTCCAAATTTGTGGAGTGTACCCTTGGTGTAAAATATCGTGACATACTTCCTGATGGACGCGTATTTGGTGGCCCTATGAACTATCTGCGATATGGTCTTGAAAAAAGAAACCTGAAAGGATTTGGTAAAGTATTGGCAGGAGTGTTTGCACTACTTGCTGTAGGAGCCTCCTTTGGAGGTGGAAATATGTTCCAAGCCAACCAGTCCTTCGAGCAATTGGCAGGGCAGTTTCCTGTTTTGGCAGGCAACGGATTTTGGTTTGGTGTGGTTACCGCGATTTTGGTCGGTGTGGTCATCATTGGCGGAATTAGTAGTATTGCTAGGGTAACAGGTAAGATAGTACCAATTATGGCCTCTGTTTACATTGTGGCGGCCTTGGCGGTCATTATAATGAACATACAAAATATTGGTCCTGCATTTTCAGCCATTTTTGAAGGGGCATTAAATCCTTCGGCTTTAAAGGGAGGTATAATAGGTGTTTTGGTCGTTGGGTTCCAACGGGCAGCCTTCTCCAATGAGGCCGGTGTGGGTTCCGCGGCCATTGCACATAGTGCCGCCAAGACCAATCATCCCCCATCAGAAGGATTTGTGGCCTTGCTCGAGCCGTTTATCGACACCGTAGTGGTTTGTACCCTTACGGCTCTGGTGTTAATTTTTACCGGAATGCACGAAGTGGAGGGAATGGCCGGTGCTCAGTTGACCTCCGATGCGTTTGGTAGCCAAATCTCTTGGTTCCCTTATGTGTTGGCCTTGGCAGTGTTCCTTTTCGCATTTTCTACCATGATTTCATGGTCCTATTATGGAATGAGGGCTTGGACCTATCTTTTTGGAAAGAGCAAACGTTCCGAAATGGTCTATAAAATGTTGTTCTTGGTATTTGTGGTTGTAGGAGCCTCTGTGAGTTTAGGGGCTGTCTTGGACTTTTCGGACATGATGATCTTGGCAATGTCCTTCCCGAACATCATTGGACTTTACATCTTATCTGGTGAAGTTCGCAAAGATCTGGACGGCTATTTACAGAAATTAAAAGTCGGTCAACTCTTTAAAAAATCAAAAAGTTAA